A single window of Selenomonas sputigena DNA harbors:
- a CDS encoding 2-hydroxyacid dehydrogenase, with the protein MKLVITEPLGISEAQAEALKKEYLPQELEMVYCNTPPQDDAEKAARAKGAELVMLANMPFKENVLQELSDVKFLSVAFTGVDHVAMDYCKAHDIVVSNCSGYANEAVSELAIGLAIGLYRKMLAADEAVRAGKTRAGLLGIELSGKKFGVVGAGAIGRRTIALAQAFGCEVYYYNRKEAKIDGAKYVSLDELMEISDIVSLHVPLTAETKGLIGEKEIAKMKKTAILINTARGPVVDSKALADALKEGRIAGAGIDVFEGEPPIAGDHPLLHAPNVILAPHVGFATQEAMEKRAVIAFKNVQAYLAGKPQNVM; encoded by the coding sequence ATGAAACTCGTAATCACGGAGCCGCTGGGGATCTCGGAGGCGCAGGCGGAGGCGCTGAAAAAGGAGTATCTGCCTCAAGAACTTGAAATGGTCTACTGCAATACGCCGCCGCAGGACGACGCGGAAAAGGCGGCGCGTGCCAAGGGGGCAGAGCTTGTCATGCTCGCGAACATGCCGTTCAAGGAAAACGTCCTGCAGGAGCTTTCGGACGTCAAGTTCCTGAGCGTCGCCTTCACGGGCGTCGACCATGTGGCGATGGACTACTGCAAGGCGCATGACATCGTCGTTTCCAACTGCTCGGGCTACGCCAATGAGGCGGTCAGCGAGCTTGCCATCGGCCTGGCAATCGGACTCTACCGCAAAATGCTTGCTGCAGATGAGGCGGTGCGTGCGGGCAAGACGCGCGCCGGACTTCTCGGCATCGAGCTTTCGGGCAAGAAGTTCGGCGTCGTCGGTGCAGGCGCCATCGGTAGGCGCACGATCGCGCTCGCGCAGGCGTTCGGCTGTGAGGTGTACTACTACAACCGCAAGGAGGCGAAGATCGACGGGGCGAAGTATGTGAGTCTCGACGAGCTGATGGAAATCTCGGACATCGTTTCGCTGCATGTGCCGCTGACGGCGGAGACGAAGGGTTTGATCGGCGAGAAAGAAATTGCCAAGATGAAGAAGACGGCGATTCTCATCAATACGGCGCGCGGTCCCGTCGTCGACAGCAAGGCTCTGGCAGACGCCCTCAAGGAAGGCCGCATCGCGGGTGCGGGCATCGACGTCTTCGAGGGCGAGCCGCCGATCGCGGGCGATCATCCGCTGCTTCATGCGCCGAACGTCATCCTCGCGCCGCACGTCGGCTTTGCGACGCAGGAGGCGATGGAAAAGCGTGCCGTCATCGCCTTCAAGAATGTGCAAGCGTACCTTGCGGGCAAGCCGCAGAACGTGATGTAA
- a CDS encoding DMT family transporter, producing MNPSKKGVALVALGALLWGGSGVAAQFLLQQKGFSTEWLVMMRMTLAGILLLLLDAAKNRESIFSVWRNRTAAKRLLFFSLFGMLGVQYTYFSSIEHGNAAAASVLQYLMPIIVVLWLALKSRSLPSLRESGCVLLAFVGTFLILTRGSLSTLAIPPIALFWGVASAFCAAIYTIQPKWLLDNFRSPLIIGWAMLLGGFLLMPFRAPWNFAGVLDAASVAVFIYVVLFGTVIAFWSYLESLKYIQPSTIGILSSIEPLSAVLLSTALLAVPFGLTESVGVVLILFSIALLNKR from the coding sequence ATGAATCCATCGAAAAAAGGCGTCGCGCTCGTGGCGCTCGGCGCGCTGCTCTGGGGCGGCTCGGGCGTTGCCGCGCAATTCCTGCTGCAGCAAAAAGGATTTTCCACCGAATGGCTCGTCATGATGCGCATGACGCTCGCAGGCATACTGCTTCTGCTGCTCGATGCGGCAAAGAACCGCGAGAGCATCTTCTCCGTTTGGCGAAACCGCACGGCGGCGAAGCGGCTTCTCTTCTTCAGCCTGTTCGGCATGCTCGGCGTGCAGTACACGTACTTTTCTTCCATCGAGCACGGCAACGCGGCAGCGGCGAGCGTCCTGCAGTACCTGATGCCGATCATCGTCGTCCTCTGGCTCGCCCTGAAGAGCCGCAGCCTGCCGTCGCTGCGCGAGAGCGGCTGCGTGCTGCTCGCCTTCGTCGGCACGTTCCTCATCTTGACGCGCGGCAGTCTCTCGACTCTCGCCATCCCGCCCATCGCTCTCTTCTGGGGCGTCGCTTCCGCTTTCTGCGCTGCCATCTACACCATACAGCCCAAATGGCTGCTGGACAATTTCCGCTCGCCTCTCATCATCGGCTGGGCGATGCTCCTCGGCGGTTTCCTGCTCATGCCCTTTCGCGCACCGTGGAACTTCGCCGGCGTCTTGGACGCCGCCTCCGTCGCCGTATTCATCTATGTCGTCCTCTTCGGTACGGTCATCGCCTTTTGGTCATATCTCGAAAGCCTCAAATACATCCAGCCGAGCACCATCGGCATCCTGAGTTCCATCGAGCCTTTGTCCGCCGTACTCCTCTCCACCGCGCTGCTCGCCGTCCCCTTCGGACTCACCGAATCGGTCGGCGTCGTGCTGATCCTGTTCTCCATCGCGCTTCTCAACAAGCGCTGA